Proteins found in one Haloferax litoreum genomic segment:
- a CDS encoding polymer-forming cytoskeletal protein, with translation MSLGTDPLEALEIPDETTVEEHDLVTDGDVVVGGQSTIEFGVRGRNVLAGERVTFGGDIEAEGDCRLDLLNDVAGNVLVGEDAYLGERVHIGGRLMVSGDLDIGDDVDIEEGFEANGWIVIRNPVPTLVFYFIVLSQLLRLGEDEAADELAETLRGESANDPLVIPRNATVSDDAWRVSTPAEIGSSCRIHGNIRAKSIELGEDNNVFGSLRARNDIVVGSGTRIHGDVTTRNGEVIIEEGARVLGDVSCKDLLLEEGALVDGTMRARGEMRIHRDNLERDIE, from the coding sequence GTGTCACTGGGGACGGACCCACTCGAAGCGCTCGAAATACCCGACGAGACGACGGTCGAAGAACACGACCTCGTGACCGACGGCGACGTCGTCGTCGGTGGGCAGAGTACTATCGAGTTCGGAGTCCGTGGCCGAAACGTACTGGCCGGCGAACGCGTCACGTTCGGCGGCGATATCGAGGCAGAAGGCGACTGTCGACTCGATTTGTTGAACGACGTGGCCGGGAACGTTCTCGTCGGTGAAGACGCGTACCTCGGCGAACGCGTCCACATCGGTGGCCGACTCATGGTCTCCGGCGACCTCGACATCGGCGACGACGTGGACATCGAAGAGGGGTTCGAAGCCAATGGATGGATCGTCATCCGCAACCCGGTTCCCACGCTCGTGTTCTACTTCATCGTCCTCTCGCAACTGCTTCGGCTCGGAGAAGACGAGGCAGCGGACGAACTCGCCGAGACGCTTCGGGGCGAATCGGCGAACGACCCACTCGTGATTCCCCGGAACGCCACCGTCTCGGACGACGCGTGGCGTGTCTCGACGCCGGCGGAAATCGGGTCCTCGTGCCGTATCCACGGGAACATTCGCGCGAAGTCTATCGAACTCGGCGAAGACAACAACGTCTTCGGAAGTCTCCGCGCCCGCAACGACATCGTCGTCGGGTCGGGAACCCGAATCCACGGCGACGTGACGACTCGAAACGGCGAGGTCATCATCGAAGAGGGTGCACGTGTCCTCGGCGACGTCTCCTGTAAGGACCTCTTGCTCGAAGAGGGTGCCCTCGTCGATGGGACGATGCGGGCCCGTGGCGAGATGCGTATCCATCGCGACAACCTCGAACGAGATATCGAGTGA
- a CDS encoding DUF3179 domain-containing protein produces the protein MNRRRFLATLGFTSALAGCLGSDPPVADDADASNSGTTAGGTESPRTGPFDLPIPEDELRRGAPKDAIPAITAPVFSDDWSGFDEVNVELGDSFEVVGVELDGIVRAYPLAILNWHEIVNDTFDGRPVVVTYCPLCGSAVVADRLVQGEATYFGVSGFLWMSDLVMYDDRTNSLWSQVLATAIRGELTGDTLSLLPATISTWGEWKASHPDTEVLVPPPVSGTIRGRQTRRYEVNPYTSYQQSSSIGIGFNDDVDERLHPKTSVIGVTSGGVARAYPFDPVSKAGVVNDRVADLPVVVAATTDGTLVAYVRRVDGTVLEFERDGEFLVGGGSRWDIVTGRALDGPHEGTALTRANDRSPMFWFAWADFNPGTEIYGT, from the coding sequence ATGAACCGTCGCCGTTTCCTCGCCACACTCGGGTTCACGTCTGCACTCGCGGGGTGCCTCGGGAGTGACCCACCGGTCGCAGACGACGCCGACGCGAGTAACTCCGGTACCACTGCTGGTGGCACCGAATCCCCCCGCACCGGACCGTTCGACCTCCCAATCCCCGAAGACGAACTCCGTCGAGGGGCACCGAAAGACGCGATTCCGGCCATCACGGCTCCGGTCTTCTCCGACGACTGGTCCGGGTTCGACGAGGTCAACGTCGAACTCGGCGACTCCTTCGAGGTGGTCGGCGTCGAACTCGACGGTATCGTCCGTGCCTACCCACTCGCCATCCTGAACTGGCACGAAATCGTCAACGACACGTTCGATGGTCGTCCTGTCGTCGTGACCTACTGTCCTCTCTGCGGGAGCGCCGTCGTCGCGGACCGACTCGTGCAGGGCGAAGCCACCTACTTCGGCGTGTCGGGGTTCCTCTGGATGTCCGACCTCGTGATGTACGACGACCGGACGAACTCACTGTGGAGTCAGGTGCTCGCTACCGCGATTCGGGGCGAACTGACCGGTGACACACTCTCGCTCCTCCCGGCCACCATCTCGACGTGGGGTGAGTGGAAGGCGTCGCACCCCGATACCGAAGTGTTGGTCCCGCCGCCCGTCTCCGGGACGATTCGTGGCCGGCAGACCCGCCGCTACGAGGTGAATCCGTACACGAGTTACCAGCAATCCAGTTCGATAGGCATCGGTTTCAACGACGACGTCGACGAACGATTGCACCCCAAGACGTCTGTCATCGGCGTCACCTCAGGCGGCGTCGCGCGTGCGTATCCATTCGACCCGGTGTCGAAGGCCGGCGTCGTCAACGACCGGGTTGCCGACCTTCCAGTCGTCGTCGCCGCCACGACAGACGGCACGCTGGTCGCTTACGTCCGCCGCGTCGATGGCACGGTTCTCGAATTCGAGCGAGATGGCGAGTTCCTCGTCGGGGGTGGGTCGCGGTGGGATATCGTCACGGGGCGTGCACTCGACGGACCGCACGAGGGGACGGCCCTGACCCGTGCTAACGACCGCTCGCCGATGTTCTGGTTCGCGTGGGCCGACTTCAACCCCGGAACTGAGATTTACGGCACGTAA
- a CDS encoding tyrosine-type recombinase/integrase translates to MAAERPADVEDPVGYFLQDMTYHGKTDRTRGAYERVLREFETFLGDPSRNPTGTAKSVDDASHRDCMAWIHTLRNRAVAPSTVATYASYLHRFYAYMAQVGVFDSNPMGLVMEEMDEKIDSNPARREVSVSQMRGFVRDIRHPLEHALVVTLLKTGMRVGELCNLDVRDLSLSVDTPVDGVSTRAALDGRGPSVYVSSEPSVGMVTNGETRTASNKRKRSTVVPVDDELETVLLRWLAVRPDSKSPAEPLFVGTSSGWGTRLTPDAVHHIVTSHATDVGWYRRGGDREENVTPHYFRHFFTTHLRDRTGDRGIVKYLRGDVAGDIIDTYTHNWGDRVRETYESNIYSLL, encoded by the coding sequence ATGGCCGCTGAACGACCGGCAGACGTGGAAGACCCCGTCGGGTATTTCCTCCAGGATATGACCTATCACGGGAAGACAGACCGAACCCGCGGTGCCTACGAACGCGTCCTCCGCGAGTTCGAGACGTTCCTCGGTGACCCCTCTCGAAACCCCACTGGAACTGCGAAATCCGTCGACGACGCCAGCCATCGCGACTGTATGGCGTGGATTCACACGCTTCGAAACCGGGCAGTCGCACCCAGTACCGTGGCGACCTATGCCTCCTACTTACACCGGTTCTACGCCTATATGGCCCAGGTCGGCGTGTTCGACTCCAACCCGATGGGCCTCGTGATGGAGGAGATGGACGAGAAAATCGACTCGAACCCCGCCCGGAGAGAGGTTTCGGTCTCACAAATGCGGGGGTTCGTCCGTGACATCCGCCATCCACTGGAGCACGCACTCGTCGTCACCCTGCTCAAGACCGGAATGCGTGTCGGTGAACTGTGCAACCTCGACGTCCGTGACCTGTCACTCTCTGTCGACACACCAGTAGACGGTGTATCGACCCGTGCAGCACTCGATGGACGGGGGCCGTCGGTATACGTCTCGTCGGAACCGAGCGTCGGGATGGTCACGAATGGCGAGACTCGTACCGCCTCGAACAAGCGAAAACGCTCGACAGTCGTCCCCGTCGACGACGAGTTAGAGACGGTGCTCCTCCGCTGGCTAGCGGTCCGACCGGACTCCAAGTCACCCGCAGAACCGCTGTTCGTGGGGACGTCGTCGGGGTGGGGTACACGCCTGACTCCCGATGCGGTCCACCACATCGTCACCTCGCACGCCACCGATGTAGGGTGGTACCGCAGGGGTGGTGACCGCGAAGAGAACGTGACACCGCATTACTTCAGGCACTTCTTCACCACCCACCTTCGCGACAGGACCGGTGACCGAGGTATCGTCAAGTACCTCCGTGGCGACGTCGCCGGCGACATCATCGACACCTACACCCACAATTGGGGCGATAGAGTGCGAGAGACGTACGAATCGAACATTTATTCACTCCTCTGA
- a CDS encoding DUF5800 family protein produces MTILSFDDDGVDVVYEGTEFRLEKELIEEAVGKSYPDVTDHEVLKIVEKNPSLGGEPRRVRDILNSA; encoded by the coding sequence ATGACGATTCTCTCCTTCGACGACGATGGCGTAGACGTGGTCTACGAAGGCACGGAGTTCCGTCTCGAAAAGGAACTCATCGAGGAGGCAGTTGGAAAATCCTACCCCGACGTGACCGACCACGAAGTGCTGAAAATCGTCGAAAAGAACCCGTCTCTCGGTGGCGAACCGCGTCGTGTCCGCGACATCCTCAACTCGGCGTAG
- a CDS encoding ArsR/SmtB family transcription factor: MSSLLPLKPAAESLGDREIAPLLLSLDDPAADDVLAALSSSTARSLLAEIYDDPRPASELADVLDTTLQTVSYHLDRLVDAELVEPVTTWVSAQGREMTVYGPTNSTVVLFAGVERPERLATGLRNLVTGVGLSVVASVLVQVVWTNQQPRPQVLRTPGTPDVFSPAFFAGYVDGPGAIVLAVGVLLTLAVSLATVWTQRRL, encoded by the coding sequence GTGAGTTCGCTGTTACCGCTCAAACCCGCTGCCGAATCGCTTGGCGACCGAGAGATAGCCCCACTCCTCCTCTCCCTCGACGACCCCGCGGCGGACGACGTTCTCGCGGCACTGTCGTCGTCGACTGCGCGGTCCCTCCTCGCAGAAATCTACGACGACCCTCGCCCCGCGTCTGAGCTGGCCGACGTGCTCGACACGACTCTCCAGACCGTCAGCTACCACCTCGACCGATTGGTCGACGCCGAGTTAGTGGAACCCGTGACGACCTGGGTCTCGGCGCAGGGTCGAGAGATGACCGTGTACGGTCCGACGAACTCCACCGTCGTTCTCTTCGCGGGTGTGGAGCGACCAGAACGCCTCGCCACCGGCCTCAGAAACCTCGTCACCGGCGTCGGTCTCTCGGTGGTCGCGAGCGTGCTGGTACAGGTCGTCTGGACGAACCAGCAACCGCGTCCGCAAGTGCTGCGGACGCCCGGAACTCCAGACGTCTTCTCCCCCGCATTCTTCGCAGGGTACGTCGACGGACCGGGGGCTATCGTCCTCGCCGTGGGCGTACTCCTGACGCTCGCCGTGAGCCTCGCTACCGTGTGGACTCAAAGGCGTCTTTGA
- a CDS encoding DUF5805 domain-containing protein, with the protein MSDEDDRATVQTYVPTHQKEIWKAHADRLDMSQSEFVRTMVQAGRADFEVPSRGNETDVTPGVEGEKTALQTESSNHNISGENNDGLTARVVETLTAESHQSWDDLVSALTDDIEDRLESTLQDLQSEGRVVYSGRHGGYTLAEDDGR; encoded by the coding sequence ATGAGCGACGAGGACGACCGGGCGACAGTCCAGACCTACGTCCCCACCCACCAGAAGGAGATTTGGAAGGCCCACGCCGACCGACTCGACATGAGTCAGAGTGAATTTGTCAGGACGATGGTACAGGCTGGTCGGGCAGATTTCGAGGTCCCTTCGAGGGGCAATGAGACGGACGTAACTCCGGGGGTAGAGGGGGAGAAGACGGCCCTCCAGACCGAGAGTTCAAATCATAATATTTCGGGTGAAAACAACGATGGGCTCACGGCCCGTGTCGTCGAGACACTCACGGCCGAATCACACCAGTCGTGGGACGACCTCGTCTCGGCGCTCACAGACGACATCGAAGACCGCCTCGAATCGACCCTGCAAGACCTCCAATCAGAGGGGAGAGTTGTGTACAGTGGGCGACATGGTGGGTACACCTTAGCGGAGGACGATGGCCGCTGA
- a CDS encoding ribonuclease H-like domain-containing protein — MRIENSFIPVRGVGERTERNLWQSGVTHWDEFDPALVGGKTADRIESYIAEATAHLDDGNSHFFDDSFPSGERWRLYENFRDETCFFDIETTGLSPERDAVTTVSFYHDGETTTLVRGDTLTADALAEQFADAKLIATFNGARFDVPFLETSFDVDIDVPHVDLMYPCRTLDLTGGLKQIETDIGIERDRPDISGRDAVRLWREYERGDESSLETLVSYNREDTVNLERLMETVTDRLHTRACEGLDTTFA; from the coding sequence ATGCGAATCGAGAACAGTTTCATCCCCGTCCGTGGCGTGGGAGAACGGACGGAACGCAATCTCTGGCAATCCGGGGTCACACACTGGGACGAGTTCGACCCGGCACTCGTCGGCGGCAAGACGGCCGACCGAATCGAGTCGTACATCGCGGAGGCGACGGCGCACCTCGACGACGGAAACTCTCACTTCTTCGACGACTCCTTCCCGTCCGGTGAGCGGTGGCGACTCTACGAGAACTTCCGCGACGAGACGTGTTTCTTCGACATCGAGACGACGGGTCTGTCACCCGAGCGAGACGCTGTGACCACCGTCTCGTTCTACCACGACGGCGAGACGACGACGCTCGTCCGCGGCGATACCTTGACTGCCGACGCCCTCGCCGAGCAGTTCGCCGATGCCAAACTCATCGCGACGTTCAACGGCGCGCGGTTCGACGTCCCGTTCCTCGAAACCTCGTTCGACGTCGATATCGACGTTCCACACGTCGACTTGATGTATCCGTGCCGGACGCTCGACCTGACCGGCGGTCTGAAGCAAATCGAGACGGACATCGGTATCGAGCGTGACCGCCCGGATATCTCGGGCCGCGACGCGGTTCGACTCTGGCGCGAGTACGAACGCGGTGACGAATCGTCGCTCGAGACACTCGTCTCGTACAATCGCGAGGACACCGTCAACCTCGAACGTCTCATGGAGACGGTCACTGACCGACTTCACACGCGCGCCTGCGAAGGGCTGGACACGACGTTCGCCTGA
- a CDS encoding SOS response-associated peptidase — protein MCGRYTLFTPPEDLRERFGAEPTRPLEPRYNCAPGQELPVVTNEAPDEFRFLKWGLVPSWADSPKVGNDRINARGETVRQKRSFADAYESRRCLVPADGFYEWTKTGSGGKQPYRVAFQDDRPFAMAGLWERWVPSTKQTGLGDFGSGGPSREQEPLETFTVVTTEPNDLISELHDRMAVVLAPDEEETWLHGDADEAATLLDSYPDDELTAYPVSTSVNSPANDAADLIQRVEV, from the coding sequence ATGTGTGGTCGATACACGCTGTTTACGCCTCCAGAAGACCTCCGAGAGCGGTTCGGTGCGGAACCGACACGGCCGTTGGAACCGCGGTACAACTGCGCACCCGGTCAAGAACTCCCGGTCGTCACGAACGAGGCACCCGACGAGTTTCGGTTCCTGAAGTGGGGTCTCGTCCCGTCGTGGGCCGACAGTCCGAAAGTCGGGAACGACCGCATCAACGCCCGCGGAGAGACGGTTCGCCAGAAGCGGAGTTTCGCGGACGCGTACGAATCGCGGCGGTGTCTCGTCCCCGCGGACGGGTTCTACGAGTGGACGAAGACCGGCAGTGGGGGCAAACAACCGTACCGAGTCGCCTTCCAAGACGACCGACCGTTCGCAATGGCCGGCCTCTGGGAGCGATGGGTGCCGTCGACGAAACAGACAGGTCTCGGTGATTTCGGGAGCGGTGGGCCCTCTCGCGAGCAGGAACCACTGGAGACGTTCACTGTCGTCACGACCGAACCGAACGACCTCATCTCGGAGTTACACGACCGGATGGCCGTCGTCCTCGCTCCCGACGAAGAAGAGACGTGGCTTCACGGCGACGCCGACGAGGCAGCGACGCTCCTCGACTCGTACCCAGACGACGAGTTGACGGCGTACCCGGTTTCGACCAGCGTGAACAGTCCCGCGAACGACGCGGCGGACTTGATACAGCGAGTCGAGGTGTAG
- a CDS encoding DUF4349 domain-containing protein produces the protein MDKRLKFLAVALLVVLAGCTGGSAGGGGDAASGESVTLSADATGGAEVEQADGGSDDVLQIEQRAVIKNGYVRLTVDEFNTSRDAVESTAESYGGFVSDSNERVNRRSGGTYRSGELVVRVPSDNFAAFVEETKTLGEVERVETNSEDVTDQLVDIEARLSNLRAQRDRLRALYEQANTTEDILAVERRLTEVQTEIERLEARQASLENRVALSTVRISLSEEPPGPAQWYDTPVLQAFSESVNGAFVALRAVVVAFAYALPYIVVFGGLLALFGGGVVVAGRAAYRRLT, from the coding sequence ATGGACAAACGACTGAAATTTCTCGCAGTCGCCCTCCTCGTAGTTCTCGCTGGGTGTACCGGCGGGAGTGCTGGTGGCGGCGGTGATGCCGCCAGCGGTGAGAGCGTGACGCTCTCTGCCGACGCGACTGGCGGTGCGGAAGTCGAGCAAGCAGACGGTGGGAGCGACGACGTTCTCCAGATAGAACAACGCGCCGTCATCAAAAACGGCTACGTCAGACTGACCGTCGACGAGTTCAACACCTCTCGCGACGCCGTCGAGTCGACGGCCGAATCCTACGGCGGGTTCGTCAGCGACTCGAACGAACGAGTCAACCGTCGAAGCGGTGGCACGTACCGTTCTGGCGAACTCGTGGTTCGCGTCCCTTCGGACAACTTCGCGGCGTTCGTCGAAGAGACGAAGACGCTCGGCGAAGTCGAACGCGTCGAGACGAATTCGGAAGACGTGACCGACCAGTTGGTCGATATCGAAGCGCGTCTGAGCAACCTCCGCGCGCAACGTGACCGCCTTCGGGCACTCTACGAGCAGGCGAACACGACCGAAGACATCCTCGCCGTCGAACGACGCCTCACCGAAGTACAGACCGAAATCGAACGACTCGAAGCACGACAGGCGTCGCTGGAAAACCGCGTGGCCCTCTCGACGGTTCGTATCTCCCTCTCTGAGGAACCGCCCGGCCCGGCCCAGTGGTACGATACGCCGGTCTTACAGGCGTTCTCCGAGTCGGTCAACGGCGCATTCGTGGCCCTCCGCGCAGTCGTCGTCGCGTTCGCCTACGCCCTGCCGTACATCGTCGTCTTCGGTGGTCTCTTGGCACTCTTCGGGGGCGGTGTGGTCGTCGCTGGTCGGGCGGCGTACAGGCGGTTAACCTAA
- a CDS encoding TIGR00725 family protein, translated as MRVSVVGGSVVPDPVDELAEDVGRLLAQRGHTVVCGGLGGVMEAACRGAKDAGGTTIGILPGEERDEANEYVDVSIVTGLRHARNALVVMNGDAVIAIDGAGGTLSEIGFGAVYDRPVAGIRTHNLGALDRFRACKTPEAAVTYVEDES; from the coding sequence ATGCGCGTGAGCGTCGTCGGTGGGAGCGTCGTTCCCGACCCGGTTGACGAACTCGCCGAGGACGTCGGCCGACTCCTCGCGCAACGTGGCCACACCGTCGTCTGTGGCGGTCTCGGGGGCGTCATGGAGGCCGCCTGTCGCGGCGCGAAAGACGCCGGCGGAACGACCATCGGAATTCTCCCCGGTGAAGAGCGTGACGAGGCAAACGAGTACGTGGATGTCAGCATCGTCACCGGCCTCAGACACGCGAGAAACGCACTCGTCGTGATGAACGGTGACGCCGTCATCGCCATCGACGGGGCGGGCGGGACGCTCTCAGAGATTGGATTCGGAGCCGTCTACGACCGGCCGGTCGCCGGTATCAGGACTCACAACCTCGGCGCACTCGACCGCTTCCGCGCGTGCAAGACACCAGAAGCGGCCGTCACGTACGTCGAAGACGAATCGTAG
- a CDS encoding MBL fold metallo-hydrolase produces the protein MTRSDWSDWLPRAVEAADPETVAIWYLGCNGFVLKGSEGTTVFIDPYVGVGSPPRTIRMVPIPFDPEDVTEADAVLATHEHTDHVHGPSQAPILENTGATFVAPDDSLSVAYDDEAWFDDYDLTEDQFEEVTEGDTVEIGEFTVHVEPASDPDATHPVSYVFEHESGTFFHGGDTKPSEEFSSLGETYDIDLGVLAFGTVGNIADKQTGEPVRTKWYNDENQIIEAASDLDLDRLLPSHWDMWKGMTSDPKVLHHHAKSFAAPRSLELVEIGDRVDL, from the coding sequence ATGACGCGAAGTGATTGGAGCGATTGGCTTCCGCGGGCGGTCGAAGCGGCCGACCCGGAAACGGTCGCCATCTGGTACCTCGGTTGTAACGGGTTCGTACTCAAGGGAAGCGAGGGAACGACAGTCTTCATCGACCCGTACGTCGGTGTCGGTTCCCCGCCGCGGACGATTCGGATGGTCCCCATTCCGTTCGACCCCGAAGACGTGACCGAAGCAGACGCAGTCCTCGCCACGCACGAACACACGGACCACGTCCACGGCCCGAGTCAGGCACCCATCCTCGAAAACACGGGCGCGACGTTCGTCGCCCCCGACGATTCCCTTTCGGTCGCCTACGACGACGAAGCGTGGTTCGACGACTACGACCTCACCGAAGACCAGTTCGAAGAGGTCACCGAGGGCGACACCGTCGAAATCGGCGAGTTCACGGTCCACGTCGAACCCGCGTCCGACCCCGACGCGACGCACCCGGTCTCGTACGTCTTCGAACACGAGTCGGGGACGTTCTTCCACGGCGGCGACACTAAACCGTCTGAGGAGTTCTCCTCCCTCGGCGAGACGTACGACATCGACCTCGGCGTCCTCGCGTTCGGGACGGTCGGCAACATCGCCGACAAGCAGACGGGCGAACCCGTCCGCACGAAGTGGTACAACGACGAGAACCAGATAATCGAGGCGGCAAGTGACCTCGACCTCGACCGACTTCTCCCGTCGCACTGGGACATGTGGAAGGGTATGACGTCTGACCCGAAAGTCCTCCACCACCACGCGAAGAGTTTCGCTGCACCGCGGTCTCTCGAACTGGTCGAAATCGGCGACCGAGTCGACCTCTAG
- a CDS encoding dolichyl-phosphate hexose transferase has product MNAYTFDDVAVVMGTYNEEQAIGSVLADIDRITDGRAEVVCVDGSDDRTPQIARKMGARVIEQEPQGYGVAVEAAVLAPDRSVVVTTDCDDTYPMEYLPKFLDLINDGYDVVSGDRISMGAETMPRLNRLGNVAFARLASFLMGATVHDTTTGMRAYRREVLHDIDWTENTGLSAELLIRPAMRGYKIAEVPIPYRERAGETKLDPFAGGAAIAKSIVTVALEERFRF; this is encoded by the coding sequence ATGAACGCGTACACTTTCGACGACGTGGCCGTCGTGATGGGGACGTACAACGAAGAGCAAGCCATCGGGTCGGTTCTGGCCGACATCGACCGTATCACCGATGGACGGGCAGAAGTCGTCTGCGTCGACGGGTCTGACGACCGAACCCCGCAAATCGCGCGGAAGATGGGCGCTCGCGTCATCGAACAGGAACCGCAGGGATACGGCGTCGCGGTGGAGGCTGCGGTTCTCGCACCTGACCGCTCCGTCGTCGTCACCACTGACTGCGATGACACGTACCCGATGGAGTACCTCCCGAAGTTCCTCGACCTGATAAACGACGGGTACGACGTGGTCTCGGGTGACCGAATCTCGATGGGTGCCGAGACGATGCCACGACTCAATCGCCTCGGAAACGTCGCGTTCGCCCGCCTCGCGAGTTTCCTCATGGGTGCGACGGTACACGATACAACGACGGGAATGCGGGCGTATCGACGCGAGGTGCTCCACGACATCGACTGGACAGAGAACACTGGCCTCTCCGCAGAGTTGCTCATTCGCCCCGCGATGCGTGGGTACAAGATTGCTGAAGTGCCCATCCCGTACCGCGAACGCGCCGGTGAGACCAAACTCGACCCCTTCGCCGGTGGCGCGGCAATCGCGAAGTCTATCGTAACAGTCGCGCTCGAAGAGCGGTTCCGGTTCTAA
- a CDS encoding redox-regulated ATPase YchF produces the protein MLSLALAGKPNAGKSTFYTASTLAEVDVANYPFTTIDANRGVTHARTRCPCLDRDERCGNCEDGIRYVPVELVDVAGLVPGAHEGRGLGNQFLDELTNADVIVNVVDASGGTNAEGEPVEVGTFDPVEEVDFIEEELEQWLAGIVHRNWESVVRKSRSPDFDLDDALTDLLTGVGATEHDIAIVLRELDYSPNPRQWTDDDRITLARAIRRRTKPIVLVANKVDIAPEENLERLADTGKPVIPATADGELALRRAREAGLIDYHPGDDDFELVGDVSGPQENGLERIRDLMAEHGGTGTQTAIDTAVYDVLDHITVYPVQNESKWTDGTGNVLPDAFLLPRGSTPRDLAYAVHSDIGEGYLHAVDARSKRRIGEDHELSEGDVIKIVSTAK, from the coding sequence ATGCTCTCACTCGCACTCGCCGGAAAACCGAACGCCGGCAAGTCGACGTTCTACACTGCTTCGACGCTCGCGGAGGTGGACGTGGCTAACTATCCCTTTACGACTATCGACGCCAATCGGGGTGTCACGCACGCGCGAACGCGATGCCCCTGTTTGGACCGCGACGAACGCTGTGGAAACTGCGAAGACGGGATTCGGTACGTTCCGGTCGAACTCGTGGACGTCGCAGGCCTCGTCCCCGGTGCGCACGAGGGGCGTGGCCTCGGCAACCAGTTCCTCGACGAACTGACGAACGCCGACGTCATCGTCAACGTCGTCGACGCCTCCGGCGGCACGAACGCCGAGGGTGAACCCGTCGAAGTCGGGACGTTCGACCCCGTCGAGGAAGTCGACTTCATCGAAGAGGAACTCGAACAGTGGTTGGCAGGTATCGTCCACCGAAACTGGGAGTCCGTCGTTCGGAAGTCTCGCTCTCCCGATTTCGACCTCGACGACGCCCTCACAGACCTCTTGACCGGCGTGGGTGCGACCGAACACGATATCGCCATCGTTCTGCGCGAACTCGACTACTCACCGAATCCACGCCAATGGACCGACGACGACCGAATCACGCTCGCGCGCGCGATTCGCCGCCGGACGAAACCTATCGTCCTCGTCGCCAACAAAGTCGACATCGCCCCCGAAGAGAACCTCGAACGCCTCGCTGACACGGGCAAACCCGTGATTCCGGCGACTGCCGACGGTGAACTCGCGCTTCGACGGGCGCGTGAGGCAGGTCTCATCGACTACCATCCCGGTGACGACGACTTCGAACTCGTCGGCGACGTGAGTGGGCCACAGGAGAACGGTCTCGAACGAATCCGAGACCTGATGGCCGAACACGGTGGAACCGGGACCCAGACTGCCATCGACACCGCCGTCTACGACGTACTCGACCACATCACGGTCTACCCGGTCCAAAACGAGTCCAAGTGGACCGACGGAACGGGCAACGTCCTCCCCGACGCGTTCCTCCTCCCGCGTGGGTCGACACCCCGTGACCTCGCGTACGCGGTTCACTCAGACATCGGCGAGGGGTATCTCCACGCCGTCGACGCGCGGTCGAAACGTCGCATCGGAGAAGACCACGAACTGAGCGAGGGCGACGTCATCAAAATCGTCTCGACGGCCAAATAA